The following are encoded together in the Vespa velutina chromosome 3, iVesVel2.1, whole genome shotgun sequence genome:
- the LOC124947472 gene encoding pelle-like serine/threonine-protein kinase pik-1 isoform X1 encodes MSSTFVKNIKYIYQLPVLERLEICKLLDQDNKWEELAGKWMQYDISFICSLRKQKSPTEELLNNWGLHNHTILELFILLLKMKHYESMVFLKSFVDKKLHCLLNNNNNNPLRMSNNQEIDKSTKDLKIGIQNFNQRISSRLDARKIIPNEENTKEASYKIINQSLDNLQSIVASSNSNNLLVPFLAHRLSPLQQNKTNSQKSQIPIPKPETTLPQVSYNELEIATNGWLKHNILGKGGFGIVYRGIWKNTNVAIKKLEYKKANPDESYLVQLQQSLKEIEILNSYPHENILSLYAYNLDGHVPCLVYQLMQNGSLEDNLLLKHISRPLSWLQRHEIAKGTARGLQYLHTIGEKPLIHGDIKSANILLDKNFEPKIGDFGLARKGEKDFMKVSRIHGTRPYLPDDFLYGRQLSTKIDTYSYGIVLFELATGLPPYDDNRPQKKFLKEFIDSIEDQYLHLLIDKKAGDKDKQAYSNFIVLGKWCSNRMAQNRPEMEVVFRKIDSL; translated from the exons ATGTCTTCAACGTttgtcaaaaatattaaatacatttatcaaTTGCCAGTTTTAGAACGAttagaaatatgtaaattattagatCAAGATAATAAATGGGAAGAACTTGCGG GTAAATGGATGCAATATGATATATCCTTTATTTGTAGTTTACGAAAACAGAAAAGTCCTAcggaagaattattaaataattgggGTCTTCATAATCATACCATTTTGGaactatttattttgttattaaaaatgaaacattatgAATCAATGGTCTTTTTAAAGTCGTTTGTAGATAAAAAATTGCATtgcttattaaataataacaataataatccttTAAGAATGTCCAATAATCAAGAGATTGATAAAAGTACCAAGGATTTAAAGATCggtatacaaaattttaatcaaaggATTTCCTCAAGACTAGATGCCAGAAAAATAATTccgaatgaagaaaatacCAAAGAAGCatcttacaaaataataaatcaatcttTAGATAATCTACAATCTATAGTTGCATCGagtaattcaaataatttacttGTCCCATTCCTAGCACATCGTTTATCACCTTTACAACAGAATAAAACTAATTCTCAAAAATCTCAGATTCCTATACCAAAGCCTGAAACAACTTTACCGCAAGTTTCATATAATGAACTTGAAATTGCTACGAATGGTTGGTTGAAACATAACATATTGGGAAAAGGTGGTTTTGGAATAGTTTATAGag gtatatggaaaaatacaaatgtaGCTATTAAAAAGCTCGAATACAAAAAGGCAAATCCTGATGAAAGTTATTTAGTTCAACTTCAACAATCACtcaaagagatagaaatattgaATTCTTATCcgcatgaaaatattttgtcattaTATGCATACAATTTAGATGGCCATGTACCTTGTCTTGTTTATCAATTGATGCAAAATGGTTCATTAGAAGATAATTTGCTCTTAAAACATATAAGTCGACCACTATCTTGGCTGCAACGTCATGAAATTGCAAAGGGTACTGCACGTGgtttacaatatttacataCCATTGGAGAAAAACCTTTAATTCATGGCGATATTAAAAGTGCAAACATTTTGctagataaaaattttgaacCTAAAATCGGAGATTTTGGTTTAGCAAGAAAGGGTGAAAAGGATTTtatgaaa gTGAGTAGAATTCATGGTACGAGACCATATCTGCCAGATGATTTCTTATATGGAAGACAATTATCTACaaaaatagatacatacagTTATGGAATTGTATTGTTTGAATTAGCCACAGGACTTCCGCCTTATGATGATAATAGACCacaaaaaaagtttttaaaagaatttatagaTAGTATTGAAGATCAATATTTgcatttattaattgataagaaaGCAGGAGACAAAGATAAACAAGCATATAGCAACTTTATAGTATTGGGAAAATGGTGTTCTAATCGTATGGCTCAAAATAGGCCTGAAATGGAAGTTGTATTTCGCAAAATAGATTCTTTATga
- the LOC124947472 gene encoding serine/threonine-protein kinase pelle isoform X2 translates to MGRTCGLRKQKSPTEELLNNWGLHNHTILELFILLLKMKHYESMVFLKSFVDKKLHCLLNNNNNNPLRMSNNQEIDKSTKDLKIGIQNFNQRISSRLDARKIIPNEENTKEASYKIINQSLDNLQSIVASSNSNNLLVPFLAHRLSPLQQNKTNSQKSQIPIPKPETTLPQVSYNELEIATNGWLKHNILGKGGFGIVYRGIWKNTNVAIKKLEYKKANPDESYLVQLQQSLKEIEILNSYPHENILSLYAYNLDGHVPCLVYQLMQNGSLEDNLLLKHISRPLSWLQRHEIAKGTARGLQYLHTIGEKPLIHGDIKSANILLDKNFEPKIGDFGLARKGEKDFMKVSRIHGTRPYLPDDFLYGRQLSTKIDTYSYGIVLFELATGLPPYDDNRPQKKFLKEFIDSIEDQYLHLLIDKKAGDKDKQAYSNFIVLGKWCSNRMAQNRPEMEVVFRKIDSL, encoded by the exons ATGGGAAGAACTTGCGG TTTACGAAAACAGAAAAGTCCTAcggaagaattattaaataattgggGTCTTCATAATCATACCATTTTGGaactatttattttgttattaaaaatgaaacattatgAATCAATGGTCTTTTTAAAGTCGTTTGTAGATAAAAAATTGCATtgcttattaaataataacaataataatccttTAAGAATGTCCAATAATCAAGAGATTGATAAAAGTACCAAGGATTTAAAGATCggtatacaaaattttaatcaaaggATTTCCTCAAGACTAGATGCCAGAAAAATAATTccgaatgaagaaaatacCAAAGAAGCatcttacaaaataataaatcaatcttTAGATAATCTACAATCTATAGTTGCATCGagtaattcaaataatttacttGTCCCATTCCTAGCACATCGTTTATCACCTTTACAACAGAATAAAACTAATTCTCAAAAATCTCAGATTCCTATACCAAAGCCTGAAACAACTTTACCGCAAGTTTCATATAATGAACTTGAAATTGCTACGAATGGTTGGTTGAAACATAACATATTGGGAAAAGGTGGTTTTGGAATAGTTTATAGag gtatatggaaaaatacaaatgtaGCTATTAAAAAGCTCGAATACAAAAAGGCAAATCCTGATGAAAGTTATTTAGTTCAACTTCAACAATCACtcaaagagatagaaatattgaATTCTTATCcgcatgaaaatattttgtcattaTATGCATACAATTTAGATGGCCATGTACCTTGTCTTGTTTATCAATTGATGCAAAATGGTTCATTAGAAGATAATTTGCTCTTAAAACATATAAGTCGACCACTATCTTGGCTGCAACGTCATGAAATTGCAAAGGGTACTGCACGTGgtttacaatatttacataCCATTGGAGAAAAACCTTTAATTCATGGCGATATTAAAAGTGCAAACATTTTGctagataaaaattttgaacCTAAAATCGGAGATTTTGGTTTAGCAAGAAAGGGTGAAAAGGATTTtatgaaa gTGAGTAGAATTCATGGTACGAGACCATATCTGCCAGATGATTTCTTATATGGAAGACAATTATCTACaaaaatagatacatacagTTATGGAATTGTATTGTTTGAATTAGCCACAGGACTTCCGCCTTATGATGATAATAGACCacaaaaaaagtttttaaaagaatttatagaTAGTATTGAAGATCAATATTTgcatttattaattgataagaaaGCAGGAGACAAAGATAAACAAGCATATAGCAACTTTATAGTATTGGGAAAATGGTGTTCTAATCGTATGGCTCAAAATAGGCCTGAAATGGAAGTTGTATTTCGCAAAATAGATTCTTTATga
- the LOC124947842 gene encoding scavenger receptor class B member 1-like isoform X1: MRVSSVEVIKVRKICKIQVTPMKSTIPLQQFKKCIILFMVGLVCSLLSYTIYVTNPLKLIIGYNLQLRVDSMIYSIWKQPPIDIFVKVYIFNITNPVEFLKGKEKLKLNEVGPYVYQEFLENTNVTFNDNGTITYIPKRTVFFVPELSKSDPTKDYVNVPNIPMLGITSALYDSGFFINYPLTQLTNMIGSKPILNITAYDYLWGYDDTLVKLATDILPSYFKFRKFGLLDRMYDEGDNIINMNIRKNDDMRNESGRYLSIETYNGSPGLSNWGYRDEEDNKTYPENTICNRIQGAVEGTIFPPNLDKRAVFRVFRKAFCRTLPIVFKKDVVTEDGIPSYLYTMSEDFLDPPNENPNNECYCRKLKKCHRKGLSDLTACYFNIPAAVSLPHFLDGDPSLINEVEGLHPDPEKHATQILIQPDTGMVIKVNSRIQTNLVMYDTKYNSKVKPFNNITVPLFWSDLTIPSVPNNLLFLLKMIVKVLPITQTVIMYLLMIIGITLIILSLTASIWIFNQHQEQQFDFDRRDSADLRIPLGYGQNTTIHILPNNEKIKSKSDLYS, from the exons ATGCgg GTTTCTAGTGTCGAGGTGATTAAAgtgagaaaaatttgtaagatTCAGGTCACACCCATGAAATCGACAATACCTTTACAACAATTTAAAA aatgtatcattttatttatggtCGGCTTGGTCTGCAGTCTATTGAGTTATACGATTTATGTCACCAATCCTTTAAAATTGATCATAGGTTAC AATTTACAATTGAGAGTTGACTCGATGATTTACTCTATATGGAAACAACCACCTATCGATATATTCGTTaaagtatacatttttaatatcaccaATCCTGTCGAGtttttaaaaggaaaggaaaaattaaaactgaATGAAGTTGGACCCTATGTATATCA AGAATTCTtagaaaatacaaatgtaACATTTAACGATAACGGTACTATAACTTATATTCCAAAGAGGACTGTATTTTTCGTGCCAGAATTATCAAAGAGTGATCCCACAAAAGATTATGTTAACGTACCGAATATTCCGATGTTG GGCATAACGTCTGCGTTGTACGATTCtggattttttattaattatcctttgaCGCAATTGACCAACATGATCGGTAGCAAACCCATACTGAATATCACAGCTTATGATTATTTATGGGGTTACGATGATACCTTAGTCAAATTAGCGACCGACATATTACCATCTTATTTCAAGTTTAGAAAATTTGGTCTTCTTGATAGG ATGTACGACGAAGGTGACAACATCATCAACATGAATATTCGTAAAAACGATGATATGAGAAATGAAAGTGGACGATATCTAAGTATCGAAACCTACAATGGAAGTCCTGGATTGTCTAATTGGGGATATCGCGATGAGGAGGATAACAAAACTTATCCGGA aaatacaaTATGTAATCGGATTCAAGGAGCTGTAGAAGGAACGATATTTCCACCGAATTTGGATAAACGTGCTGTTTTTCGAGTTTTTCGAAAAGCATTTTGCAGAACTTTACCgatagtatttaaaaaagacgTTGTCACGGAGGACGGTATTCCAAGCTATCTTTATACCATGTCGGAAGATTTTTTGGATCCTCCAAATGAAAATCCGAACAACGAATGTTATTGtcgcaaattaaaaaaatgtcataGGAAAGGACTTTCAGACTTAACGGCATGTTATTTTA atatTCCTGCAGCTGTATCTTTACCACATTTTCTTGACGGTGATCCAAGTTTGATTAATGAAGTGGAAGGCCTTCATCCAGATCCAGAAAAACATGCTActcaaattttaattcaacCT gaCACAGGCATGGTAATAAAAGTAAACTCTAGAATACAAACGAATCTTGTGATGTATGAtacgaaatataattcaaaagtcaaaccatttaataatataacagtACCATTATTCTGGAGCGATTTG ACGATTCCATCTGTGCcgaataatttgttatttttattaaaaatgattgttaAAGTACTTCCTATCACGCAAACTGTGATAATGTACTTATTAATGATCATTGGCATTACGTTGATCATTTTATCGCTAACAGCATCTATTTGGATATTCAATCAGCATCAAGAACAACAATTTGACTTTGATAGAAGGGATAGCGCAGATTTGAGGATACCTTTAGGATATGGCCAAAATACTACTATACATATCTTACCGaataatgaaaagattaaATCAAAGTCGGATTTGTATAgttaa
- the LOC124947842 gene encoding scavenger receptor class B member 1-like isoform X2 yields MKSTIPLQQFKKCIILFMVGLVCSLLSYTIYVTNPLKLIIGYNLQLRVDSMIYSIWKQPPIDIFVKVYIFNITNPVEFLKGKEKLKLNEVGPYVYQEFLENTNVTFNDNGTITYIPKRTVFFVPELSKSDPTKDYVNVPNIPMLGITSALYDSGFFINYPLTQLTNMIGSKPILNITAYDYLWGYDDTLVKLATDILPSYFKFRKFGLLDRMYDEGDNIINMNIRKNDDMRNESGRYLSIETYNGSPGLSNWGYRDEEDNKTYPENTICNRIQGAVEGTIFPPNLDKRAVFRVFRKAFCRTLPIVFKKDVVTEDGIPSYLYTMSEDFLDPPNENPNNECYCRKLKKCHRKGLSDLTACYFNIPAAVSLPHFLDGDPSLINEVEGLHPDPEKHATQILIQPDTGMVIKVNSRIQTNLVMYDTKYNSKVKPFNNITVPLFWSDLTIPSVPNNLLFLLKMIVKVLPITQTVIMYLLMIIGITLIILSLTASIWIFNQHQEQQFDFDRRDSADLRIPLGYGQNTTIHILPNNEKIKSKSDLYS; encoded by the exons ATGAAATCGACAATACCTTTACAACAATTTAAAA aatgtatcattttatttatggtCGGCTTGGTCTGCAGTCTATTGAGTTATACGATTTATGTCACCAATCCTTTAAAATTGATCATAGGTTAC AATTTACAATTGAGAGTTGACTCGATGATTTACTCTATATGGAAACAACCACCTATCGATATATTCGTTaaagtatacatttttaatatcaccaATCCTGTCGAGtttttaaaaggaaaggaaaaattaaaactgaATGAAGTTGGACCCTATGTATATCA AGAATTCTtagaaaatacaaatgtaACATTTAACGATAACGGTACTATAACTTATATTCCAAAGAGGACTGTATTTTTCGTGCCAGAATTATCAAAGAGTGATCCCACAAAAGATTATGTTAACGTACCGAATATTCCGATGTTG GGCATAACGTCTGCGTTGTACGATTCtggattttttattaattatcctttgaCGCAATTGACCAACATGATCGGTAGCAAACCCATACTGAATATCACAGCTTATGATTATTTATGGGGTTACGATGATACCTTAGTCAAATTAGCGACCGACATATTACCATCTTATTTCAAGTTTAGAAAATTTGGTCTTCTTGATAGG ATGTACGACGAAGGTGACAACATCATCAACATGAATATTCGTAAAAACGATGATATGAGAAATGAAAGTGGACGATATCTAAGTATCGAAACCTACAATGGAAGTCCTGGATTGTCTAATTGGGGATATCGCGATGAGGAGGATAACAAAACTTATCCGGA aaatacaaTATGTAATCGGATTCAAGGAGCTGTAGAAGGAACGATATTTCCACCGAATTTGGATAAACGTGCTGTTTTTCGAGTTTTTCGAAAAGCATTTTGCAGAACTTTACCgatagtatttaaaaaagacgTTGTCACGGAGGACGGTATTCCAAGCTATCTTTATACCATGTCGGAAGATTTTTTGGATCCTCCAAATGAAAATCCGAACAACGAATGTTATTGtcgcaaattaaaaaaatgtcataGGAAAGGACTTTCAGACTTAACGGCATGTTATTTTA atatTCCTGCAGCTGTATCTTTACCACATTTTCTTGACGGTGATCCAAGTTTGATTAATGAAGTGGAAGGCCTTCATCCAGATCCAGAAAAACATGCTActcaaattttaattcaacCT gaCACAGGCATGGTAATAAAAGTAAACTCTAGAATACAAACGAATCTTGTGATGTATGAtacgaaatataattcaaaagtcaaaccatttaataatataacagtACCATTATTCTGGAGCGATTTG ACGATTCCATCTGTGCcgaataatttgttatttttattaaaaatgattgttaAAGTACTTCCTATCACGCAAACTGTGATAATGTACTTATTAATGATCATTGGCATTACGTTGATCATTTTATCGCTAACAGCATCTATTTGGATATTCAATCAGCATCAAGAACAACAATTTGACTTTGATAGAAGGGATAGCGCAGATTTGAGGATACCTTTAGGATATGGCCAAAATACTACTATACATATCTTACCGaataatgaaaagattaaATCAAAGTCGGATTTGTATAgttaa